CCGCGCGTGCGCGTCGATGGCGGAGAGCAGCGCGATCTTGCGCTCGACGGGGACGTCCGTGGGCGCGGTCGCGACGGGGTAGAGGTCGTGCGCGCGGGCGCGCCCCGCGACCGCCACGGAGCCGGCCTCGCCGCTCGACTGCGAGATCGCGCGCGCCGTCGCGGCGGCGAGCTCGACGCTCTCGAGCGTGATGTCGTCGGAGTGCGCATAGCCCTGGCGCTCGCCGCGGCGCGCGCGCACGCCCACGCCCTGCGCGACGTGCCGGTCGCCGCTCTTCACGATGCCTTCCTCGAGCGAGACCGCATCCTGCGTCGTGTACTCGAAGAACAGGTCGGCGTCGTCGACGGCGCGCGCGAGTGCCGTGCCGAGGCCGCGCGCGGCCGCGCGCTCGTCGACGCCGAAGCGCTCGCGGAAGAAGCGCTCGGCGCGCTGCGCGGCCGGGGCGTCGGCCGCGGTGTCGCTGCGGGCGTCGGGCATGGTGCTGCGTCCTCCCCGGGCCGGGCGCGCGCGCGGCGCACCCGGCGAGCGCGCGCGGGCGGCTCCGCGCGGCGGTCGGCCAGCTTAGGCGGCCTCGACGAGCGCCGGAAGCGCGTCGAGCGCGTCGAGCGCCGAGACGTCCACGAAGCGCATCCCGGCGGCGCGGGCGGCGCGCGCGTCGAGCGCCGCGTCGTCGCCCACGTACGCGCAGGCGGCCGCGGGCGCGCGCACGCCGGCGAGCGCGGCCGCGAGCGCGGCCGGGTCGGGCTTCGCGGCCCGGGCCGTCGCCGGTGTCGCGACGACGTCGAAGAAGCTAGCAATCCCGAGGTCTTCGAGGATTCCTGCGAGGCGATGGTCGAAGTTGGAGACGACGCCGAGCCGCCAGCCGCGGGCGCGCATGGCGGAGAGCGCGTCGCGCGCGCCCGGCCGCAGCCGCCAGGCCGCCGCTCGCGCGTAGTGCGCGAAGAGCGCGTCGAAGAACGCCTCGAAGTCGGCGAAGTGCGCCGTGCCGTCGGTCGCGAGGAAGACCTGGCGCACGAGATCGCGCCACCACGCGCGCTCGAGCGCCGGGACGTCGCGCGCGTCCGCGTCGGGGAACACCATGGGCGGCATGCGACGGCGCACGCGCTCGAACGCGTCGCCGAGGCGCCACGCGGGGAGCGCGACGCCGTGCTCGGCCGCGATGCGCGCGTACGTGTCGCCCGGCGGCTCCGCGAGCTCGATCAGGGTGCCCATCGCGTCGAGCAGCACGGCCTCGAGCGGCGCGCGCGACCTGCGCGGCGCGCCGTCGCCCGTCGCGGCGTCACCCGTCGCGGCGTCCGCGGGCGGCGGCGCGTCCGTCATGCGCGGCGCGCGGAGGCGATGAACGTCGCGGGCAGGTCGCGGCCGCGCGCGCGCGGGTCGTGGACCTGCACGTTCGCGCGCGCGAGGCCGCTCGCCGCGAGCCAGCCCTCGACCTCGTCGGGCGAGAAGCCCTGCCACTGCACACCGAGCTCGTGGCGCATCCACTCCTGGTCGTGCCGCACGAAGTCGACGATCACGACGACGCCGCCCGCGCGCACGATGCGCGCCATCTCGCGCACGGCCTCGGCGGGCTGCGGCAGGTACTGCAGCACCATGTGCGCGAGCGCCGCGTCGACGCTCGCGTCCTCGATCGGGAGCCGGCTCGCGTCGCCCTCGCGCAGCTCGACGCGCGCGAGCCCCTCCGCCTCGATCTTCGCGCGCGCGGTGTCGAGCATGCGGCGCGAGCGATCGACGCCGACCACGTCG
This genomic interval from Myxococcota bacterium contains the following:
- a CDS encoding HAD-IA family hydrolase; amino-acid sequence: MTDAPPPADAATGDAATGDGAPRRSRAPLEAVLLDAMGTLIELAEPPGDTYARIAAEHGVALPAWRLGDAFERVRRRMPPMVFPDADARDVPALERAWWRDLVRQVFLATDGTAHFADFEAFFDALFAHYARAAAWRLRPGARDALSAMRARGWRLGVVSNFDHRLAGILEDLGIASFFDVVATPATARAAKPDPAALAAALAGVRAPAAACAYVGDDAALDARAARAAGMRFVDVSALDALDALPALVEAA